Proteins encoded within one genomic window of Chitinophaga parva:
- the eboE gene encoding metabolite traffic protein EboE codes for METSYGHLTYCSNIHSGESWEDHFFQLKKHIPAVKQALSPNAPFGIGLRLSNLASLQLSKEENLTAFKAWLDAEHCYVFTMNGFPYGDFHEATVKDKVHVPDWSEYDRVAYTLRLARILANLLPRGMEGGISTSPLSYKHWHAKDKWNDVIASATLNIVEVVVQLARMRITGGPFVHIDIEPEPDGMLEDIAGYIDWYEQTLVPVGISILTDKYRIDEQEAEKMLKDHVQLCYDVCHFAVAYEPPQGVLSLLKTHQLKVGKLQISAALRAVLPAPGPARAAVVDAFRQFDEPIYLHQVIARKGDTLIHYPDLPNALEDADNPWVSEWRAHFHVPIFLDHYGVLASTQPDISEILQLQARQPFTRHMEVETYTWDVLPEDLRTDMTEGIIRELQWVKDTFETVQSARSVSRERPVG; via the coding sequence ATGGAAACTTCCTACGGTCATTTAACGTATTGTTCCAACATTCACAGTGGCGAAAGCTGGGAAGATCATTTCTTCCAGCTGAAAAAACATATACCTGCCGTGAAGCAGGCGCTATCTCCCAATGCACCCTTTGGCATTGGGCTGCGCCTAAGCAACCTGGCCAGCCTGCAGCTGTCTAAAGAAGAAAATCTCACTGCGTTTAAAGCGTGGCTGGATGCGGAACATTGCTACGTGTTTACCATGAATGGTTTCCCTTATGGTGATTTTCACGAAGCTACAGTGAAAGACAAAGTACATGTGCCGGATTGGTCGGAGTATGACCGCGTGGCCTACACCCTGCGCCTGGCGCGCATCCTGGCAAACCTGCTCCCCAGGGGCATGGAAGGGGGGATCTCCACTTCACCTTTATCCTACAAACATTGGCACGCAAAAGATAAGTGGAATGATGTCATTGCATCTGCCACGCTCAACATCGTGGAGGTAGTGGTGCAACTGGCACGCATGCGCATTACCGGCGGCCCGTTTGTGCACATTGATATTGAACCGGAACCGGATGGTATGCTGGAAGACATTGCCGGTTACATAGACTGGTATGAGCAAACCCTGGTGCCGGTAGGCATCTCCATTCTTACAGACAAGTATAGGATAGACGAGCAGGAAGCAGAAAAGATGCTCAAGGACCATGTGCAGTTGTGCTACGATGTATGTCATTTTGCGGTAGCCTATGAGCCGCCGCAGGGCGTACTTTCTTTGTTGAAAACACACCAGCTCAAAGTAGGCAAACTGCAGATCAGTGCTGCACTGCGCGCAGTCCTGCCGGCCCCTGGCCCCGCAAGGGCCGCGGTGGTGGATGCTTTCCGCCAGTTTGACGAACCTATTTACCTGCACCAGGTCATTGCCAGGAAAGGCGATACGCTCATCCACTATCCGGATCTGCCAAACGCACTGGAAGATGCAGACAATCCCTGGGTGAGCGAGTGGCGTGCCCATTTCCACGTGCCCATTTTCCTGGACCACTACGGCGTGCTTGCTTCTACGCAGCCGGATATTTCCGAGATCCTGCAACTACAGGCCCGCCAGCCTTTTACGCGGCATATGGAAGTGGAAACCTACACCTGGGACGTGCTGCCCGAAGACCTCCGCACTGACATGACGGAAGGTATTATCCGTGAGCTTCAATGGGTTAAGGATACATTTGAAACCGTGCAAAGCGCCCGTAGTGTGAGCCGGGAACGCCCGGTAGGTTAA
- the eboC gene encoding UbiA-like protein EboC (EboC, a homolog the polyprenyltransferase UbiA, belongs to system of proteins involved in the trafficking of precursor metabolites to an extracytoplasmic compartment so that the biosynthesis of certain natural products, such as scytonemin, can be completed.) yields MNYIVLKLVGYLRLMRPANLLTAVADILAGVAVAGYLKTQFSSYLDMLPLACLCLATLGLYGGGVVFNDVMDARLDAAERPERPIPSGVISRTQAVILGVYLLLVGILAAFTVSMASGILGIAIALSALGYDRWGKHHDFWGPLNMGLCRGLNLLLGISILPGVLQSFWWLSAVPVIYIAAITMISRGEVHGGSNRALRLAVLLYALVLSTILLISWRNGHLLPTLPFVALTAFIIFRPLMVAIREPIGPNIGKAVKGGILALIVINAAWAAAFADWQYALIILVLLPVSMLLARAFSVT; encoded by the coding sequence GTGAATTACATTGTACTCAAACTGGTGGGTTACCTGCGCCTTATGCGCCCCGCCAATCTTCTTACCGCAGTGGCAGATATCCTGGCCGGTGTAGCCGTGGCGGGTTACCTTAAAACCCAATTCAGCAGCTACCTGGATATGCTGCCCCTGGCCTGCCTTTGCCTGGCCACCCTGGGGCTGTATGGGGGCGGCGTTGTATTTAACGATGTGATGGACGCCCGGCTGGATGCCGCAGAGCGCCCGGAACGCCCCATCCCAAGCGGCGTTATTTCCCGTACACAAGCCGTGATATTAGGGGTATACCTGCTGCTGGTGGGCATCCTGGCGGCATTTACCGTAAGCATGGCGTCTGGCATACTGGGCATCGCCATTGCGTTGTCTGCCCTCGGGTACGACCGCTGGGGCAAGCACCACGATTTCTGGGGCCCGCTGAATATGGGCCTGTGCCGCGGCCTGAACCTCCTGCTGGGCATCAGCATCCTGCCCGGGGTATTGCAAAGCTTCTGGTGGCTCAGCGCCGTGCCCGTTATTTATATTGCCGCCATTACCATGATCAGCCGCGGCGAAGTGCACGGAGGCAGCAACAGGGCCCTGCGTTTGGCGGTACTGTTATACGCCCTGGTGCTGAGCACTATTCTCCTTATTTCCTGGCGCAACGGGCATTTGCTGCCCACGCTGCCTTTTGTGGCCCTCACCGCTTTCATCATTTTCCGCCCACTCATGGTAGCCATAAGGGAGCCCATTGGGCCCAATATCGGCAAGGCCGTAAAAGGTGGCATCCTGGCCCTTATCGTCATCAATGCCGCGTGGGCAGCTGCCTTTGCAGACTGGCAATACGCGCTGATCATCCTGGTCCTGCTGCCGGTGTCTATGCTCCTGGCACGTGCTTTTTCCGTAACCTGA
- a CDS encoding TatD family hydrolase → MCCNPLSDKALQPQAQEPIYLDKIKGMRFFDPHVHMTSRTTDDYQAMADAGVVALIEPSFWLGQPRTGVDTFKDYYSSLVGWERFRSSQFGIKHYCTIGLNSKEANNEALAEQVMEILPLFMYKEGVVGIGEIGFDDQTALEEKYYRAQLELAKEAGLPVQIHTPHRDKKRGTQRSMDIAIEHGLDPKMVIVDHNNEETVKEVLDRGFWAAFTIYPFTKMGNERMVEVVKQYGAERIMVNSAADWGISDPLAVPKTAALMHESGIDLNDIHLVTYRNAITAFAQSGQINEADWETAPVVDQTAKFNGSSILRGGQQPRIDKHNKIIR, encoded by the coding sequence ATGTGTTGTAATCCACTTTCTGATAAGGCGCTCCAGCCCCAGGCCCAGGAGCCCATTTACCTTGACAAGATCAAAGGCATGCGCTTCTTTGACCCGCATGTGCATATGACCTCCCGCACCACAGACGACTACCAGGCCATGGCCGATGCCGGCGTGGTGGCCCTCATTGAGCCTTCTTTCTGGCTGGGCCAGCCCCGCACGGGCGTGGATACCTTTAAGGATTATTACAGCAGCCTGGTAGGCTGGGAGCGTTTCCGCTCTTCCCAGTTTGGCATTAAACATTACTGCACCATTGGCCTCAATTCCAAGGAAGCCAACAACGAAGCACTGGCAGAACAGGTGATGGAAATACTGCCGCTTTTCATGTACAAGGAAGGCGTGGTAGGCATTGGTGAAATAGGCTTTGACGACCAGACCGCCCTGGAGGAAAAATATTATCGCGCCCAGCTGGAACTGGCTAAGGAAGCGGGTTTGCCGGTGCAGATCCATACCCCGCACCGCGATAAGAAACGCGGCACCCAGCGCAGCATGGACATCGCGATAGAGCACGGGCTGGATCCCAAAATGGTGATCGTGGATCATAATAATGAAGAAACGGTAAAGGAAGTACTGGACCGCGGTTTCTGGGCGGCCTTCACCATCTATCCTTTTACCAAAATGGGCAATGAGCGCATGGTGGAAGTGGTGAAACAATACGGAGCCGAACGCATTATGGTGAACTCCGCCGCAGACTGGGGCATCAGTGATCCGCTGGCCGTGCCTAAGACCGCAGCGCTGATGCACGAAAGTGGTATTGACTTGAATGACATTCATTTGGTAACTTACCGCAATGCGATCACTGCGTTCGCACAGAGTGGCCAGATCAACGAGGCCGACTGGGAAACCGCGCCGGTTGTGGATCAGACGGCGAAATTCAACGGGAGCTCCATCCTGCGTGGCGGCCAGCAACCGCGCATAGACAAGCACAATAAAATTATCCGTTGA
- a CDS encoding RagB/SusD family nutrient uptake outer membrane protein produces the protein MKKSFFILGVTALAAGMTLFSCSKSYLDKPPYGALPLDLIATPEGTRGFLIGAYAALDGQQANVAAIGGGGPWEAAPSNWIYGSVAGGDAHKGSNPIDQPPINQIMTGVFDPANGFFNTKWKAIFDGITRCNTTLKSLSQTVGLESAEATSIKAEARFLRAHYYFELKKMFKRVPWIDETTTDFQQPADDSWSHIEDDLKFAADSLTDLAFNGDAGRANKWAAKAYLGKVYMYEHNYAAAKTQFDAVITQGVTATGLHYSLDNVNFEDNFNPAKKNNSETVFDIQMTANNGTNQITHANQGDMLNFPYNSPFGCCGFYQPSQDLVNSYLVNATTGLPLNDNNATEVISDMGKSSSTAFTLDTKTVDPRLDWTVGRRGVPYLDWGPHPGANWIRQQDYAGPYAPKKNVYYKATQSLYYDAHSWAPGSAINVHIIRFADVLLLAAEAEIEAGSLAKATTYINMVRERANRPAGFVSINDNIAFAKATTNSDAEFNTASTTIKMGAGDWVVRKDKGETWVVLTADANGHPTSWNAYKLPAYKAGDYGTFADQASARAAVRLERKLELAMEGQRYFDLVRWGVAPAVMNAYYQYEGKITTDLTGANFVARDTAYPIPQRQIDLGLKGGQPTLTQNSGY, from the coding sequence ATGAAAAAATCATTCTTTATACTAGGTGTAACCGCGCTTGCAGCCGGCATGACACTATTCTCTTGTAGCAAGTCTTACCTGGATAAACCGCCCTATGGCGCTTTACCCCTTGACCTGATCGCTACTCCTGAAGGTACCCGTGGCTTCCTGATAGGCGCTTATGCCGCACTGGATGGCCAGCAGGCAAACGTAGCCGCCATCGGTGGTGGCGGTCCCTGGGAAGCAGCTCCCTCTAACTGGATCTATGGTAGCGTGGCCGGTGGCGATGCCCACAAAGGCTCTAACCCGATTGACCAGCCGCCGATCAACCAGATCATGACTGGTGTGTTTGATCCTGCCAATGGGTTCTTTAATACCAAGTGGAAAGCAATATTTGATGGTATCACCCGTTGCAATACCACGCTGAAGTCCCTCTCCCAGACCGTTGGCCTGGAGTCTGCGGAAGCAACCAGCATCAAGGCGGAAGCCCGTTTCCTGCGTGCCCACTACTACTTTGAACTGAAGAAAATGTTCAAGCGCGTACCCTGGATCGACGAAACTACCACCGACTTCCAGCAACCGGCGGATGACTCCTGGTCCCATATCGAGGACGACCTGAAGTTTGCCGCAGACAGCCTGACTGACCTCGCTTTCAATGGGGATGCCGGCCGTGCAAACAAATGGGCTGCTAAAGCTTATCTCGGTAAGGTTTACATGTATGAGCACAACTACGCTGCGGCAAAGACCCAGTTTGACGCCGTGATCACGCAAGGTGTAACTGCCACTGGCCTGCACTACTCCCTGGATAATGTAAACTTTGAGGATAACTTCAACCCGGCTAAGAAGAACAATTCAGAAACCGTGTTTGATATCCAGATGACCGCAAATAACGGAACCAACCAGATCACCCACGCTAACCAGGGTGATATGCTGAACTTCCCGTATAACAGCCCCTTTGGCTGCTGCGGTTTCTACCAGCCCTCCCAGGACCTGGTAAACTCTTACCTGGTGAATGCCACTACCGGGCTGCCTTTGAACGACAATAACGCCACTGAAGTGATCAGCGATATGGGTAAAAGCAGTTCAACCGCCTTCACGCTGGATACCAAAACCGTGGATCCCCGCCTGGACTGGACGGTAGGCCGCCGTGGTGTTCCCTACCTGGACTGGGGTCCGCACCCCGGTGCAAACTGGATCCGCCAGCAGGACTATGCTGGTCCCTACGCTCCCAAGAAGAACGTTTACTACAAAGCAACACAGAGCCTGTATTATGACGCGCACTCCTGGGCTCCGGGCTCCGCGATCAACGTGCACATTATCCGTTTTGCGGATGTGCTGCTGCTGGCTGCTGAAGCTGAAATTGAAGCAGGTTCTCTCGCTAAGGCTACCACTTATATCAACATGGTAAGAGAGCGTGCTAACAGACCCGCTGGTTTTGTAAGCATTAATGATAACATCGCCTTTGCAAAAGCAACTACCAACAGCGATGCGGAATTCAATACCGCCAGCACCACCATCAAGATGGGCGCTGGTGACTGGGTAGTACGTAAAGACAAAGGTGAAACCTGGGTAGTACTTACCGCTGATGCAAACGGTCATCCTACTTCCTGGAATGCGTACAAATTGCCGGCCTATAAAGCTGGTGATTATGGCACCTTCGCTGATCAGGCCTCCGCTCGTGCTGCTGTGCGGCTGGAAAGAAAACTGGAGTTGGCAATGGAAGGCCAGCGCTATTTTGACCTGGTTCGTTGGGGTGTTGCACCGGCAGTGATGAATGCTTACTACCAGTATGAAGGTAAGATCACCACTGACCTCACTGGCGCAAACTTCGTTGCAAGGGATACTGCATACCCGATCCCGCAACGCCAGATCGACCTGGGCCTGAAAGGTGGCCAGCCCACCCTGACCCAGAACAGTGGTTACTAA
- a CDS encoding 3-dehydroquinate synthase gives MRSSLEQAFQVSYHYQVFFTTGLFDTANPVFAEFLASRRSEGLQQQLLFVIDEGVAVHHPQLVAQVTAYAATLADFSLAPILVLPGGEASKNNTALFDQLIRAVEQYGIDRHSYLVAIGGGSLLDLAGYAAAVAHRGVRHIRIPTTVLSQNDSGVGVKNGINYQGKKNFLGTFAPPAAVFNDSDFLLTLHDRDWAAGMAEAVKVALIKDAGFFAWMERAASALAARDMAPMQELIYQCAALHMAHIGRGGDPFESGSSRPLDFGHWSAHKLEPLTRFELRHGEAVSIGIALDSVYSYTLGWISEADMLRIVHLLAGLGLPVWHPLLDAQEGGESPVIKGLEEFREHLGGRLTITLLRAVGRGEEVHQMDLEKLKQAAALLKSIAASLHALVP, from the coding sequence ATGCGATCATCTTTAGAACAGGCTTTCCAGGTTTCGTACCATTACCAGGTATTTTTTACGACAGGTCTTTTTGATACAGCCAACCCGGTTTTTGCAGAATTCCTCGCATCCCGCCGCAGTGAAGGCTTGCAACAGCAATTATTATTCGTGATCGATGAAGGCGTAGCCGTTCATCATCCGCAACTCGTTGCCCAGGTCACGGCCTATGCCGCCACCCTGGCAGATTTCAGCCTGGCACCCATCCTGGTGCTGCCGGGTGGGGAAGCATCCAAGAACAATACTGCATTATTTGACCAACTGATCCGGGCGGTGGAGCAATACGGCATCGACCGTCATTCTTACCTGGTGGCCATCGGCGGTGGGTCCCTCCTGGACCTGGCCGGCTATGCCGCTGCGGTGGCCCATCGCGGGGTAAGGCATATCCGCATCCCTACCACGGTGCTCTCGCAGAATGATTCCGGTGTGGGGGTGAAGAACGGCATCAATTATCAGGGCAAGAAGAACTTCCTCGGCACCTTTGCGCCACCGGCGGCGGTGTTTAACGATAGTGATTTCCTGCTTACCCTGCACGACCGGGATTGGGCCGCGGGGATGGCGGAAGCTGTGAAAGTGGCCCTCATCAAGGACGCCGGTTTCTTTGCCTGGATGGAAAGGGCGGCCAGTGCGCTGGCAGCCAGGGATATGGCGCCCATGCAGGAGCTCATTTACCAGTGTGCGGCCCTGCACATGGCGCACATCGGCCGCGGGGGCGACCCGTTTGAAAGCGGCTCTTCCCGCCCGCTGGACTTTGGGCACTGGAGCGCGCACAAACTGGAGCCGCTTACCCGCTTTGAACTAAGACATGGAGAAGCCGTATCTATTGGCATAGCATTGGATAGCGTGTATTCATATACGTTAGGATGGATCTCCGAAGCGGATATGCTGCGCATTGTGCACCTGCTGGCCGGCCTGGGGCTACCGGTATGGCACCCCTTGCTGGATGCTCAGGAAGGCGGGGAAAGCCCGGTGATCAAAGGACTGGAAGAATTCCGGGAGCACCTGGGCGGCCGCCTCACCATCACGCTGCTGCGGGCGGTGGGCAGGGGAGAAGAAGTGCACCAGATGGACCTGGAAAAATTAAAACAGGCAGCCGCGTTGCTTAAATCCATTGCCGCTTCCCTGCATGCGCTGGTGCCCTAG
- a CDS encoding EboA domain-containing protein: MTQQPYVYDQQALLAQLTPLLWAQLPEKGRDWLQQQLVKAQSSSGFQAWNTTFVALPRFTGKQPVQFSPETLDQLNALVPGFTPQAWPADRLARAWWLAQWPAADAATYVRSISTLFQTGSMEELTALYACLPLLAWPESWVAQTAEGIRSNIGNVLDAIMLQNPYPARYLPEAAWNQLVLKAFFTSKDVRLVTGLQARNNKTLQQMLRDYAAERRAAGRSVDPQLPPLAAQVLAG; encoded by the coding sequence ATGACTCAACAGCCTTATGTTTATGACCAGCAGGCCTTGTTAGCGCAACTGACACCGCTTTTATGGGCACAACTGCCGGAAAAAGGCCGCGACTGGCTGCAGCAGCAACTGGTTAAAGCCCAGTCCAGCAGCGGCTTCCAGGCCTGGAACACCACGTTTGTGGCGCTGCCCCGTTTTACCGGCAAACAGCCTGTCCAATTTTCCCCCGAAACCCTGGACCAGTTAAATGCCCTGGTGCCTGGTTTTACGCCACAGGCCTGGCCGGCAGACCGCCTGGCCCGCGCCTGGTGGCTGGCCCAATGGCCCGCGGCCGATGCGGCCACCTACGTGCGCAGCATCAGCACCCTTTTCCAGACCGGCAGCATGGAAGAGCTTACCGCCCTGTACGCCTGCCTGCCCCTGCTGGCCTGGCCGGAAAGCTGGGTGGCACAAACGGCCGAAGGCATCCGCAGCAATATTGGCAACGTGCTGGACGCTATCATGCTGCAAAATCCCTACCCCGCCCGCTACCTGCCGGAAGCCGCCTGGAACCAGTTGGTACTCAAGGCGTTTTTTACCAGTAAGGACGTGCGGCTGGTTACCGGCCTGCAGGCCCGCAACAATAAAACACTACAGCAAATGCTGCGCGATTATGCCGCGGAGCGCCGGGCTGCCGGCCGCAGCGTAGACCCGCAACTGCCCCCGCTGGCAGCGCAGGTGCTGGCTGGCTAG
- a CDS encoding FG-GAP repeat domain-containing protein, protein MQLQKFLKAAIALVGVAWLTAALVSSCKQPKEKKQGISHGQELAEQYCASCHKYVPPSALDSATWKRGVLPNMASRLGIRVWGQDEYFQPNPGDHPLLKFEDWMDIVKFYLHTAPKKMDTSRLPQPFVSDWAVFKLQVPAVKDTALEATTCMLGWDSASGHLYVASEETSSLNVYEPGGKLLHTFQTHSPVVHYSQFRDPGTDTVQRLFTTIGQMIATDEARGEQLRFNPEKDADPDYNIVAAFQPRPVFTVAGDFNKDKLTDYVVCGFGHEQGALLLMRQTPDRKFNIDTIKAIPGAIQAQTGDFNKDGWLDVMVLFAHAQEGISVFYNNQHGGFTEKRLLDFLPVWGSSSFQYTDVDHDGLPDIVYTCGDNGDYSNVLKPFHGVYIFLNKGDMKFEQRWFFPIHGCYKAVAADFDGDGDVDIATIAFFADHINRPEEEMVYFEQDKSMQFIPHAIPVHNMGRWICMEVADYDHDGDPDIFLGNMSKGLLENGVTPSWNRHIPFIVLENRTR, encoded by the coding sequence ATGCAACTACAAAAGTTCCTGAAAGCGGCTATCGCACTGGTAGGCGTAGCCTGGTTAACAGCTGCCCTCGTAAGCAGCTGTAAACAACCCAAAGAAAAAAAACAAGGTATTTCCCACGGCCAGGAACTGGCCGAACAATATTGCGCCAGTTGCCACAAATACGTGCCGCCTTCCGCACTTGACAGCGCCACCTGGAAGCGTGGCGTATTGCCCAATATGGCCAGCCGTCTTGGCATCCGTGTGTGGGGCCAGGATGAATACTTCCAGCCTAATCCCGGTGATCATCCTTTGTTGAAATTTGAAGATTGGATGGATATCGTGAAGTTCTATCTCCATACGGCTCCGAAGAAAATGGACACCTCCCGCCTGCCGCAACCTTTTGTGAGTGACTGGGCCGTGTTCAAGCTTCAGGTGCCGGCTGTAAAAGATACCGCCCTGGAAGCTACCACCTGCATGCTGGGCTGGGATAGCGCGTCCGGGCATCTCTATGTTGCTTCGGAAGAAACAAGTAGCCTCAACGTGTATGAACCTGGTGGTAAACTGTTGCACACTTTCCAGACACATTCTCCCGTGGTCCATTACAGCCAGTTCCGCGATCCGGGTACAGACACCGTGCAGCGCTTATTCACCACCATCGGCCAGATGATAGCCACAGATGAAGCGCGTGGGGAACAACTCCGCTTTAACCCGGAGAAAGATGCTGATCCGGATTACAATATTGTAGCCGCCTTTCAGCCCCGCCCTGTGTTTACAGTGGCCGGCGACTTTAACAAGGACAAACTGACCGACTACGTTGTATGTGGTTTTGGACATGAGCAGGGTGCATTATTGTTAATGCGCCAAACACCGGACCGTAAGTTTAATATAGATACGATCAAAGCCATTCCCGGAGCTATACAAGCCCAAACAGGTGATTTTAATAAAGATGGCTGGTTGGATGTGATGGTGTTGTTTGCCCACGCACAGGAAGGCATCTCGGTGTTTTATAATAACCAGCACGGAGGCTTTACCGAGAAGCGGTTGCTCGACTTTTTACCAGTATGGGGGTCCTCCAGTTTCCAGTATACAGACGTGGATCATGATGGCCTGCCTGATATTGTCTATACCTGCGGGGATAACGGGGACTACTCAAATGTGCTGAAACCATTCCATGGGGTATATATATTCCTGAACAAGGGAGATATGAAATTTGAACAGCGCTGGTTCTTCCCGATCCATGGTTGCTATAAAGCTGTGGCTGCGGATTTTGACGGCGATGGGGACGTGGATATTGCCACGATTGCTTTCTTTGCAGATCACATTAACCGGCCGGAGGAAGAAATGGTTTATTTTGAACAGGACAAGTCCATGCAATTTATTCCCCATGCTATTCCCGTTCATAATATGGGGCGCTGGATCTGCATGGAGGTAGCTGATTATGATCACGACGGGGACCCCGACATCTTCCTTGGTAATATGTCCAAAGGCCTGCTGGAAAACGGGGTAACCCCTTCCTGGAACCGTCATATCCCTTTCATTGTGCTGGAAAACCGCACCAGGTAA
- a CDS encoding alkaline phosphatase family protein: MKKTVVIDVVGLSSGLIGPHTPFLEQYARKHHVSQIQPMLPAVTTAVQSTYLTGRWPSEHGIVGNGWYDKTDAEIKFWKQSNHLVDAPKIWDHARSIDPSFTVSQMCWWYNMYASVDFSVTPRPQYLSDGRKLPDCYSHPADLRDRLQDKLGTFPLFQFWGPGANIKSTQWIADASILTDQWHDPTLTLIYLPHLDYCLQKFGHDMSKVGPELQAVDKVVEQLIRYYESKGAAIIVLSEYGITPVNNPIHINRLLRKEGLINVRVERGTELLDAGASRAFAVADHQVAHVYINDKDRATYRKICELLEATPGIEKVLDREGKQTHELYHERAGDLVAVADRNSWFTYYYWEDDARAPDFARIVDIHRKPGYDPVEMFLNPADPLVKLKVVGKLIKKKLGFRYLMDVIPLDATLIKGSHGRLTEDPAWQPVLITGKPQAAAIPATGVYDVIWQQLVRE, encoded by the coding sequence ATGAAAAAAACGGTTGTTATTGATGTGGTAGGATTGTCGTCCGGGCTCATTGGGCCTCACACGCCCTTCCTGGAGCAATATGCGCGCAAGCACCACGTATCACAGATACAGCCCATGCTGCCCGCGGTAACTACTGCGGTGCAGAGCACCTATCTCACCGGCCGCTGGCCCAGTGAGCATGGCATTGTAGGCAATGGCTGGTATGATAAGACCGATGCGGAGATCAAGTTCTGGAAACAATCCAATCACCTGGTGGATGCTCCCAAGATCTGGGACCACGCCCGCAGCATAGACCCTTCCTTTACCGTTTCACAAATGTGCTGGTGGTACAACATGTACGCCAGCGTGGACTTTTCGGTAACACCCCGCCCACAGTACCTTTCAGACGGCCGTAAGCTGCCGGATTGCTACTCGCACCCGGCCGACCTGCGGGACCGGCTGCAGGACAAGCTGGGCACCTTTCCCCTGTTCCAGTTCTGGGGCCCGGGAGCCAATATCAAATCCACCCAATGGATAGCAGATGCCTCCATTCTTACAGACCAGTGGCACGATCCTACGCTGACGCTGATCTACCTGCCCCACCTGGATTATTGCCTGCAGAAGTTCGGGCACGATATGAGCAAGGTGGGCCCGGAGCTACAGGCGGTGGACAAGGTGGTGGAGCAATTGATCCGTTACTACGAAAGCAAGGGCGCTGCAATCATTGTGCTCTCCGAGTATGGCATTACGCCGGTCAATAATCCCATTCACATTAACCGCCTGCTGCGCAAAGAAGGCCTGATAAACGTGCGGGTGGAGCGGGGCACAGAACTGCTGGATGCAGGTGCCTCGCGGGCATTTGCCGTGGCAGACCACCAGGTGGCGCATGTGTACATCAATGACAAAGACCGCGCTACCTACCGTAAAATATGCGAACTGCTGGAGGCCACACCTGGCATAGAAAAAGTGCTGGACCGGGAAGGTAAGCAAACCCACGAGCTGTATCATGAACGCGCTGGTGACCTGGTTGCCGTGGCAGACAGGAACAGTTGGTTCACGTACTACTATTGGGAGGACGATGCCAGGGCGCCGGATTTTGCCCGCATTGTAGACATTCACCGCAAACCGGGCTATGATCCCGTGGAGATGTTCCTGAACCCCGCAGACCCGCTGGTGAAGCTAAAAGTGGTAGGAAAATTGATAAAGAAGAAACTGGGCTTCCGCTACCTGATGGACGTGATCCCGCTGGATGCTACGCTCATTAAAGGCTCGCACGGTCGCCTCACCGAAGATCCCGCCTGGCAGCCGGTGCTCATTACCGGTAAGCCACAGGCAGCCGCTATTCCCGCCACCGGCGTGTATGATGTGATCTGGCAGCAATTGGTAAGGGAGTAG
- a CDS encoding DUF6992 family protein: MNGPQRLLLALLCCLWPLHTVAQQTFSLPQYNADRVRYTQNSMVALGSWSVLNIGVGLIVSSNTDGQTKYFHQMNAIWNTANLGIAIAGYIHARKAADSSNNWQQSIDAQNRIEKIYLINGALDLTYIATGLYLRSRGDNTLDAGKADRLHGYGNSIIFQGGFLLLFDVVNYAIHYKHGHQLFSRFNRMDIGAGPGGVSMRYTF, encoded by the coding sequence ATGAACGGTCCCCAACGCCTGTTACTGGCGCTACTGTGTTGCTTATGGCCCCTGCACACCGTGGCCCAGCAGACCTTTTCCCTTCCGCAATACAATGCAGACCGGGTACGTTATACCCAAAACAGCATGGTGGCATTGGGCAGCTGGTCTGTGCTGAATATTGGCGTGGGCCTCATTGTGAGCAGCAATACGGACGGGCAAACGAAATACTTCCACCAGATGAATGCCATCTGGAACACGGCAAACCTGGGCATCGCCATTGCCGGTTACATCCACGCCCGCAAGGCTGCCGACAGCAGCAATAACTGGCAGCAAAGCATTGATGCACAGAACCGCATTGAAAAGATCTATCTCATCAACGGCGCATTGGATCTTACTTACATTGCCACGGGGCTTTACCTCCGCAGCCGGGGCGATAATACGCTGGATGCCGGGAAAGCAGACCGCCTGCATGGGTATGGCAATTCCATCATTTTCCAGGGCGGATTTTTGTTGTTGTTTGATGTGGTGAATTACGCGATCCATTATAAGCACGGGCACCAGTTATTCAGCCGCTTTAACCGGATGGACATTGGAGCGGGGCCGGGCGGCGTGAGTATGCGGTATACGTTTTGA